The Euphorbia lathyris chromosome 2, ddEupLath1.1, whole genome shotgun sequence genome includes a window with the following:
- the LOC136218485 gene encoding ribosome-binding factor PSRP1, chloroplastic — protein sequence MATLIGSLHTRFHQTHVKPTVTPSISKNIRLASERGRFFNPIKSVSDVKPVRSPVRMSWDGPLSSVKLIIQGKNLELTETVKKHLEDKVGNAVKKHSHLVREVDVRLSARGGEFGKGPRIRRCEVTLFTKKHGVIRAEEDAEGIYASIDLASSILQRKLRKIKEKESDHGRHMKGFNRLKVREALTLPLPLPLPDGDDIKDYYIDEDEDVVDEDEVVRTKYFEMPPLSIAEAVEQLENVDHDFYGFRNEQTGEINIVYKRNAGGYGIIIPKQNNGE from the exons ATGGCAACCCTTATAGGCTCGTTGCACACAAGGTTTCATCAAACCCATGTAAAGCCAACGGTTACTCCGTCAATCTCCAAAAATATAAGATTAGCGTCTGAAAGAGGCAGGTTCTTCAACCCAATAAAATCGGTTAGCGATGTGAAGCCTGTTCGGAGCCCTGTTCGGATGTCATGGGACGGTCCACTCTCCTCTGTGAAATTGATAATTCAAGGCAAAAACTTGGAG TTGACAGAAACGGTAAAGAAGCATTTGGAAGATAAGGTGGGAAATGCAGTTAAAAAGCATAGCCATCTTGTTCGAGAAGTGGATGTTCGGTTGTCCGCTAGAGGTGGAGAATTTGGGAAAGGCCCAAGAATCCGTAGATGTGAG GTGACATTGTTCACAAAGAAGCATGGAGTTATAAGGGCAGAGGAAGACGCAGAGGGAATATATGCAAGTATTGACTTGGCTTCATCAATCTTACAAAGAAAGTTGAGGAAGATTAAGGAGAAGGAATCTGACCATGGCCGCCACATGAAGGGCTTTAATAGGTTGAAGGTCAGGGAGGCACTcactctgcctctgcctctgcctctgcctgATGGTGATGATATTAAGGACTACTACAtagatgaggatgaggatgtAGTAGACGAGGATGAG GTAGTTCGCACTAAATATTTTGAAATGCCACCTTTGAGTATCGCTGAGGCAGTTGAGCAGCTGGAAAATGTTGACCATGATTTTTATGGCTTCAGGAATGAACAAACCG GTGAGATCAATATTGTCTACAAAAGAAATGCTGGAGGATATGGTATTATCATACCCAAACAGAATAATGGAGAATAG